The DNA sequence GGAACAGGACCTGCAGCGGATCACGGATCTGCCGATTCTGGGGGCGATCTCTGATTTTGAGAATGCAAGCAGCAACAACTATGGCTATGCCATGAGCAGCGAGGTGATCTAAGATGTCTTTCAGATTATTCGGTGGCAAAGCAGACCACGCCGTTCAAAATATTAAGACAGAGCGTCAGCATATCCTGGGAAAGAAAACACCATTTTCTATTGTGGAAGAGCTGAAGACGCTTCGTACGAATATCCAGTTCTCCACCACATCAGAAGGATGCAAAATCATCGGAGTCACAAGTTCCGATGCTGGGGAAGGGAAAAGCATTACAGCGTTGAACCTGGCAATCACCTTTGCCGAAACGCAATCCAGGGTTCTTCTGATTGACTGTGATCTGCGCAAGCCTAAGGTTTCCCGGCTGCTTAAAGTAAAGGCAGTGCCGGGCTTAAGCAATGTGCTGGTCAACATGAATTCAGTACAGGAAGCGATCCAGACTGTCCAGCTGGAGACCACCAGCATCGATGTGCTGCTGTCGGGAGACATTCCTCCCAATCCCTCGGAACTGCTGGGTTCGAGAAAAATGAAGGAACTCATTGAATCCTTGTCCAATCGCTATGACTACATCCTGGTGGATACTCCGCCGGTTGGTGTCGTGACCGATGCGGTCATTGTTTCAAGCTTGTTTACGGGCATTATTTTCGTCATCCGGGCAAGCAGAACCCAGCAAGATGCAGTTCATTCTGCGCTGTCTCAGTTGAAGTTCGCCGGAGCGAATGTCCTGGGCTTTGTGCTGAACGGAGTCAATGCCAAGGGAAATCGCAGATATTCAAGTTACCGCTCATATAAGGAAACTGCAGCTCGATAGAATAACAGGCAAACTCCTGGGGGAAGGCGCATGATAGATTTTCATACTCATATCCTGCCACATATGGATGATGGCAGCAGCGATGTCGGCGAGTCCATTCAGCTGATGAAAATGCTGAAAGACCAGGGGGTCGGGACGGTCGTCGCTACTTCACATTATTACCATACAAAGGAATCCATTTCTGACTTCCTGACACGACGTCAGCGAGCCTATGACCTGCTGCGGGAAGCGGTGGAAGGAATGGATGTACCTGACATCCGGCTGGGTGCTGAAGTTTCATTCTTTTCCGGGATGAGCCGCCTATCCGACTTTGATCGTCTGAAGATCCAGGGAACGGAAGCGATATTGATTGAAATGCCGTTTTCAATCTGGACTGCAGGGATCATCAGTGAGGTTAATTCCATTATCAATAATCACGGACTGACTCCAATCCTGGCTCATGTGGAGCGCTATCCGGATTTCCCGGTGGCAATTGATAAACTCAATGATCTGATTGATATGGGCGCTTTGTTTCAAATCAACGGTGAGTATATCCTTTCCGGAAAATCCCGCCGACAGGCGCTGGATCAGTTGAAACGGGGAGATCATTTTCTGTTGGGATCCGACTCGCACAACGTAAGAACACGAGTGCCAAATTTGGGAGAGGCCGCTTCTGTGATCCGGAAGAAGCTGGGTTCGGACCGTTTCCTGACGGTAGATCGATTAGGCCGTGAAATCATGAATGGTTCTGATCAATAGAAAACGTGAAGGTTATAAAAGACAGGGTCATGAAGAGAAATACTTCATGACCCTGTCTTTTTTCGTAGCGGTGGATTTGTCCGTGGCAGTTTCATATCCATGTGTGTTTAAGTGGCAGCTGGATCAGCCTGGAATATCCGGCTGATTTATCGGGCAGTCAAATCTGGCTGATGGATGAGGGGGATGCAGCCTGATTCCCTGTTCGGGAAACTAAAACAGGAGTGAGAAGACCCGGAAGAAGCTTTCTTTCATCAAGGTCAGCTTGGGACGGTTTAAATATTTTTCCAGGGTCAGTTCTTCGGCATGGTCCATGTCTTCATGAAACATCCCTTCCATTTTGGCGGCGAAGTACTCATCATAAACGACGGCATTCACCTCGTAGTTGAAAAAGAAGGATCTGACATCAAAATTGGCGGTGCCCAAAGTGAAGCTTCGGCCATCGCAGACAACGGCTTTGTTATGGCTGAATGCCTTCTTGTCATACATAAATACCCGAGCTCCATTTTCGATCAAATCTCCCAGATACGTCATGGAGGCGTGCCCGACTATGGGGTGATCAAACTGCGCCGGGAACATGATTCGAACATCCACGCCGGATTGGATGGCTGCCTTCAGGGCTGACATCGTTCCTTCACTGGGGATGAAGTAGGGTGTGGAAATATAGATTCTTTCACGGGCAGTTGTTATCATCTTCAGGAATAGGAGTTCAATGGAATAAAGGGCGGATTCCGGACCGGAATAGATAATTTGCATGGGCGTTTCGTCCGATACGGAAGAGGGCTGGAAATAACTGGAAAGATCGGACTCTTCGGCGTAGATCTCACTGCGCTTCATGTATTCCCATTTCTTACTGACCTGATTCCGGTGAAGGACTGCGGAGAAATCATCAAAGAATAAACCCTGCATTCCCAGAACAAAATCTCCTTCTACTCTCATATGTGTGTCTCGCCAGTATCCCATGTCACTGTTTGAGACATACTCATCCCCGATGTTGTTGCCACCGATATAGCCGATGCTGCCGTCAATGATCGCCATTTTGCGGTGATTCCGATAGTTGATGGACATATCAATGAACCGGGAGACAAAGGCAAAGGCAGCAGTGTAAGTGACGATTTCAACGCCAGCGTCCATCAGTTCTTTTTTCAGATGCTTATCAAAGGGCCGGCCGCCGATTTTATCCATGATGACCCGGACTTTTACTCCAGCCAGCGCTCGTTCTTTTAATGCCAGGAAAACACGGCGTCCGATCTCATCGGATTTTACAATATAGTATTCCATGTGAATATGATGCTTCGCCTGGCTGATGTCGTGGATCAGATCCTCAAACTTCTCAATTCCATCCTTATAGAGCTTAATTTTGTTGTAATGGAACATGGGCGTTCCCGTCAGGTTGGAGACCATTCGCGCCACTCCCTCATTGGGACCCTCAAAATCACGGAGTGACTTGTTGATGAGTTCAGTGACAGCAGGCGAATACCGCTCATTCAGTACAGTATCCCGCCAATTTATGCCCATATATAAGTAGAGCAGGAGCCCCACAGGTGGGAGGAAAACCAGCACAAGGAGCCAGCCCAGAACTTTCTCCGGGCGTTCCCGTTTATAGAAAACCAGGGAGAACATAATCACAAAAGTGATCGCATAAAACAAAAAGTTTAAATAGGAGAATATTTTCAATTTCGTTCCTCCACATCGCTTGATGAAATCATTATATCATTGGAAACAATTCAGAAACCCCACAGCAAAAGCGAAAAGATTGTAAAGAAGCGGTCCCGAGTTTCAGATGAGTTCAGCTACAGGGTGATGGAATCAATCTTCCTTCAATTAAGCAGAGTTCCGACAAAAGAAATGACGGTGAAGTCAAAGGCTGACTTCACCGTTTTGAATTTATGACTTGAGAATGTGATCCAGCTCGGACAGATTATGGATTACGTGATCAGGAACTAAATCCGGTTCTGTTGGATTGGGGAGGTCAAATCGATTAAACCAGCAGGTGGTAATTCCTGCACGGTTGCCGCCCCGGATGTCAGAGCTTAGACTGTCTCCGATAATAATCGCCTGATCGGCACGGAAGTCTGGGATGGAGTCCGCCACATGCCGGAAGAACGCTGGATCCGGTTTATTGACACCTACTGTCTCTGAGATGAACAGGCCATGAAACAGATGGTCAATTTGAGCGAGTTTGAGTCGAAGCATCTGGGTTTGAAGTACGCCGTTTGATACGGCATATACTTTGTAGGTGGAATGCCATCCGGCCAGAAGCTGCCTGGAATCAGGAATTAACTGGGCATGTTGATTCAGATGGAAACGGAAAAGGGTTTCTTCTTCTTCGCCGTCTACCTGTATCCCGATCTCACGGAAAAAGTGCTCAAAACGTCCGTGCAGC is a window from the Clostridiaceae bacterium HFYG-1003 genome containing:
- a CDS encoding CpsD/CapB family tyrosine-protein kinase — its product is MSFRLFGGKADHAVQNIKTERQHILGKKTPFSIVEELKTLRTNIQFSTTSEGCKIIGVTSSDAGEGKSITALNLAITFAETQSRVLLIDCDLRKPKVSRLLKVKAVPGLSNVLVNMNSVQEAIQTVQLETTSIDVLLSGDIPPNPSELLGSRKMKELIESLSNRYDYILVDTPPVGVVTDAVIVSSLFTGIIFVIRASRTQQDAVHSALSQLKFAGANVLGFVLNGVNAKGNRRYSSYRSYKETAAR
- the cls gene encoding cardiolipin synthase — its product is MKIFSYLNFLFYAITFVIMFSLVFYKRERPEKVLGWLLVLVFLPPVGLLLYLYMGINWRDTVLNERYSPAVTELINKSLRDFEGPNEGVARMVSNLTGTPMFHYNKIKLYKDGIEKFEDLIHDISQAKHHIHMEYYIVKSDEIGRRVFLALKERALAGVKVRVIMDKIGGRPFDKHLKKELMDAGVEIVTYTAAFAFVSRFIDMSINYRNHRKMAIIDGSIGYIGGNNIGDEYVSNSDMGYWRDTHMRVEGDFVLGMQGLFFDDFSAVLHRNQVSKKWEYMKRSEIYAEESDLSSYFQPSSVSDETPMQIIYSGPESALYSIELLFLKMITTARERIYISTPYFIPSEGTMSALKAAIQSGVDVRIMFPAQFDHPIVGHASMTYLGDLIENGARVFMYDKKAFSHNKAVVCDGRSFTLGTANFDVRSFFFNYEVNAVVYDEYFAAKMEGMFHEDMDHAEELTLEKYLNRPKLTLMKESFFRVFSLLF
- a CDS encoding YjjG family noncanonical pyrimidine nucleotidase; translation: MYKFLLFDLDDTILDFKSAETHAFSSLLEHHGIQATPQRIDRYSAINQALWLQLERKEVKLTDVLHGRFEHFFREIGIQVDGEEEETLFRFHLNQHAQLIPDSRQLLAGWHSTYKVYAVSNGVLQTQMLRLKLAQIDHLFHGLFISETVGVNKPDPAFFRHVADSIPDFRADQAIIIGDSLSSDIRGGNRAGITTCWFNRFDLPNPTEPDLVPDHVIHNLSELDHILKS